In the genome of Molothrus aeneus isolate 106 chromosome 5, BPBGC_Maene_1.0, whole genome shotgun sequence, one region contains:
- the PMCH gene encoding pro-MCH, protein MCISSYILILSLLSLFSQGFLLSVSKSLQEVEDEDMLLAALNLGKTLQNGDKGMNRGAIPLLKYHNTEDSSVFNDKNAGNTKFLDRGSRHDFFNHVMPINLGRKQLPYPALKGAIAFPADNEIQNSESIQERETTDEENSAKLPIGRRDFEILRCMLGRVYRPCWQV, encoded by the exons ATGTGCATCTCATCATATATCCTAAttctctcccttctctctcttttttctcaaGGTTTTCTACTCTCTGTTTCAAAGTCTCTGCAAGAGGTAGAGGATGAAGATATGTTGCTTGCTGCATTAAATCTAGGAAAAACTCTACAAAATGGAGATAAAGGTATGAACAGAGGAGCTATACCTTTGCTGAAGTACCACAATACTGAAGACAGCAGTGTCTTCAATGATAAGAATGCTGGAAACACGAAGTTTTTG GACAGAGGTTCCAGGCATGATTTCTTCAACCATGTTATGCCAATCAACTTGGGAAGAAAGCAACTACCTTATCCTGCACTGAAGGGAGCCATAGCTTTTCCAGCTGACAATGAAATTCAAAATAGTGAGTCAATACAGGAAAGAGAGACCACAGATGAAGAAAATTCAGCTAAATTACCTATTGGAAGAAGAGATTTTGAga TCCTCAGGTGTATGCTGGGAAGAGTCTATCGACCTTGTTGGCAAGTGTGA